The sequence ACTAGATCTgtttaatttagaaaatattcacgTCGACACTAGAAGGCAAACCCACTTTAAAAACTTCACAAtcattattttctttctgtttccctctctctcgtgGCCCTCAGTTGCACAAACAGGCCTTATTtgataaaagaataaaaatatctGGACACGTGTGGGCGGGTCCTATCAGATGAAATCCCGTTTTATCTCTTCCAGCAgtgagacacttttgagttgacCACCAGCTGGAAAAGTTAAAGCGAAAGTGAAATTGAAACCTGTTCCATGAATATAACCCCCAGCCCCCTCCTGTGACTTTGTTTTCCGTGTTACAGAGACGACCGTGAGTAGCTCTTGAAACCGATTCTGCCTTTTTACTATTAAAATGATCTGTTTCTTGTTTTAATACATTGAATTCAATGCTATGTTATATTTATTAGTGCTACCACTTATTAAACTtattaaactgtaaataaatatgtactgCTATAATATATTGAGATTGGCTCTTacaatgtttgttttataacaGAAAGTGTGCTGGAGTCTGTATTAGCGGTTTTAGTAGAGGCAATTCAATGTAACGAATCCTATGTGCTTTCTTTTATggttagataaaaaaaaattaaaaaactacACTCCCAAAGGTCAGGTTGAAATGACCTTTACCCCTGAGTGAATGAGTCGTTAACTAAATAAGGAACATATACAAAGTAAAAGCAACTAAGTTTGACTGGATCCAGTATGGTGTTAGATTGTTGCTAAGTGGTTGTCATAGTTTTAAAGATGGTTGCCAAGTGTTGCTATGTGGTTATTCATTTTTGTTAGGGTGGTGCTTGATAGTTGCTAATGTGTGGCTAGGTGGTCTATATAGTATTTATAGTGGATGACATTTAATTGTTTCTGTGGTTTATATGGTATTTCAGAGAGTCACTGCTATGGAATATTGATAAGTGGTTAATTTAGAATTGTAAGAGGCTGATTTTGCCTTAATTAGGGTGAccaaatctgagatggtgaaggggggggggggactactgacgtgcagactgaccaattaaatgtttacagagagttGTCGACCAatacggagtaggggagggcgggactagtttgtgaacgaaacttctcgaagttctatgtaagctctagaaaaacaaaatcccggacgtttgttaAATTCCGCCCGGGCttttttttaagtataaaaaagaggacatttcTGGGTAAAAGttgacgtctggtcaccctagcattaatggtgttttatttttatattattattaatttggttGTATCTTCACCCCTTTCTGCCAATCAATAAAAAATCTGCAAAAACATGCTGTATCAGTATCCCAAGAGTGTCACAGGTTTAGTGTACAAGGATTTtaccagaaaaaaaaggaaaagtagAAGCAAGTCAGATAACAATAATAACTAATAATTGATACTGTTATGTAACAAATAACCTTAGTGTTGCCCATTGCTCTGCTTGCCATGGTATGTatcccctccctcccccttctGTCCTGATTTCCTGTCTGCTTTTGTTTCTGCCCTGGTTCTCTGCTCTGGCGGCTGGTGAAAATATCTAGAGGCTGCTGGAATCCTGTGCCCTGAGTGATCTCCAAGGTGTCCTCACTCCACGACTGACTTATTCTGCTTGGGGTAAGAGACAAATGAAGTGCCCCTGATGTGTCAGATTCTAGGATGCCAGTTGGCTAAATTTGTCACTATGTGCATATTTTCTCTGAGCAACAGTTTTCGATTGGCCaatataaacaatgtaaaaGAAAAGGGAACTCCATATTctcaatgtattttataaattaaactatattttacatttgtaaaacaGCTCTGTAGCGCCCTTTATTTCCCAGCCTCCACTGggtgtttttcattgtttttccccttttcatgtgtgttttctctgtgaggagttggtgtgttctccctgtgtctgcgtgggtttcctccgggtgactgtctgtgaggagtgttctccctgtgtccacgtgggtttcctctgggtgactgtctgcgaggagtgtggtgtgttctctcatatccgcgtgggtttccttgggGTGAaagcctgtgaggagtgtggtgtgttctccctgtgtccgcgtgggtttcctccgggtgactgtctgtgaggagtgtggtgtgttctctcagtgtccgtgtgggtttcttccgggtgctccggtttcctcccacagtccaaaaacacacgttggtaggtggattggcgactcaaaagtgtgcataagtgtgtgtgtatgtgtgtgtcttgccTTGTGAAGACATGCTCCCACATgctttaaattttcattctccATTGTCCATGTGCCTCGGTTACCCCAGGTAGCCACGGCCCTAATGTGACTGCTCCAGGTGTTTCTCATTCAGCTAATGGATTATAATCCCGTCATTTTTTTCACCAATGTTTGTTGGTCATAGTCGTCCTTAGTGTTGGTATGGTGTTGTTCTTGATACTTTGGTTCTGGTTGATCTGTCTCATTTCCTTTATCAACcaccttgttttgtttttaagatgTATTTAGTAGGAAGTAAAGCTATGCTGCATAAAAATAGCTATGCATTTCTAAGTCTTCATATTTGCTCATGCCCTCTGTAGGATGGCACCCTTGCTCCCTGATGATCTCTTCAGTTTTAATTCAACAAAGTACTGATGGGAGTTTTTATGAAGGGCTTCTTTCTCTAAATCTGTTTGTTGGATGATTTTATCAAACCTGGGTCCTTCTTGACTACATCTGAAAAATTATTATAGAAAAATTACAAAGATAATGATTTGCTGTACATTTTGTCTCCTTTCAGAGTCTTTCCTACTGGCCTTTAATTTTTCTCAATGGAGGAAGCAGACCGGTTGTGTGAACTGCTCTACTTGTGGCTAGAGAAGCAGGAACAATGTTCAGAGAAGCTCTTGGCTTTAGCAGAAGAGCTGGAGAGTCTTCGATTCAAAAGTACCGTAGCTCAGACTATCGGAAATGCCACAGCTGTGGTCGGCTTTAGTGCAGCAATAGCTGCCACAGTTTTAACAGCAGGTCTGGCTGCTCCTCTAGTTGCAGCCGGAGCAGGCACAGTTGTGACTTTGGCCTCCAAGTTGACAGAGTCTGGCCTGTCCATGAAGACTATGGGAGAAGCAGAAGATATTATTAAAAAGGTCGAGGAGATTGAAGGGGATATCCAAATGAAGCTGAAAGCACTGAAGGAAAAGTGTGGTGGAAGCAGACAGGGGGCTCATTCCTCCACAGACTCATCTGATGATGAGTCTGATGAGGAGTCTGAGGTCAACACTCAAATTATGGTAGCACTGGCCCGTAGGCATGAGCTGAATGTGCCTGTGGACCTTCTCAGGAGCTTCTTCACGGCCACAAATTTTCATCGGGCAGCATTCGGTGGAAGAGGATCTTCCGTTGGCACAGGCACTTTTGTTCAGAATGGGTTACTAGCATTTTCCTTTTTTGCCTTGAATGCAAGCATAAGTGTGTCATCCAAAGAAGCGGTCAAGCACCTTGGGTTCTTCAGCATGAAAGCCGTCATTAAACAAACAGCTCGGGTATGAAATTGTCTCATAGATTTAATTTCAAATCCATTTCAAAACACTAATTTTTGGAACATTGTGGTATTCAGATTACAGTCTACAGTCATTATTCTTCACTCTCAGAAACAAACAATTTCTCTGTACCTTTGTTTACAACTTAAAACCATTAATGAAATCTTGTTGATTGCCCTTTTTAAaaactttctctctcctcaggtCGCTGGTTGTTCTTTAGGCCTGGGCCTGTCCCTGTACGACTACATTCAAAACATAAAAGATTTGGCACGTGACGATCACAAAACAGAGGCCAGTAAATCCCTGCGAGATGCAGCCAGAAAAATGAAGGAACATGCAGAAACTCTGAAGGAAAACCTGGATGCACAGCGGTACAGTCATTTGCTTTGATAAATTTATATTATAGCGAGtttatctttaaaataaatctagTTTGTGTAATTATTAGATATAAATTGTCTAGGTTTAATATCATTTCACCTAAAAATGGCATTATTTGCagtatatttttacttttttttattgcttgtgcttattattataattattataaaatgtggAATAAACTGTAGATTTTGCATCACCATCCTATCAATAACTTCacaatttttgtaaatatttgtatacttaaaaaaaacaaattaatgtgTACTGTGAACATGCAGCTTGCAGTCACTTTAGAGAACATTAACCAGATGCCACATACAAATCCAAGGTCACCACACCCAAAGCTGTAGTGGTAGCAGTTGCAGCAttaggctgtggaacagtgcaaCTCATTTCTAGAGCTTCATTCAATACCTTTACataatgtgtgtaaaataatTGAACATAGTATAATATAAATAGATTTAGGCTGCAGTTCTCCATTGAGGCACGTTTTATTGAGTAATATAGTAGTATTTATATCTAACATCACTTCTCTTCTAATGAATGTTGCAAGCCATTTCACTTCCACTCACTGGTTTGGTTTAGTGTCTGCAGCAAGATGTTACTTCTCATGGCATTGGCTTTGAGAACCATGACTtgtcacaatgacacactgcCCATGTATCTACTTTTTAATGTAGCCTTACATGTGTAAGCAGATTTCACAGTTTAATGTCTATTTTTACAGGGAGATCATCAAAAAACTGTCAGAACTGAAGGTGCTTATTAAAAAGCTGGGTGGATACTCCTGTGCTATGGATGAGATTGGAGAGAAAGTGTTGAATTACATCGCTGCAACATGCTACGACCCAAGCGTCATTTCCTGGCTGGAGGAGACTTGTAATCGGGTTCAGTTGCTGAATCTTCTTCGATTTGTTAGAGATCATTTGCTTGAATATCTTGAAAAGGAAACAAAGAGGCGACAACGCAGGCATTTGCACATTGTGTTTGTGGCTCATGGTTCAATTAATGAAATGTTCATGCCAGCAGCTGCCCTTGTGCCCACACCTTCCATCATTGATACCCTCCTCTACTCTCCATGGAACTGCTTAATTAATGCAGTGGCTGCATGTGGTATTGCTGAAGGAAGCATCAGACTTCAACAAAGACGATTTTGCATGCTGGACGGAGGGGAAGCCAACAATCGTTACCCTTCGAACTGGAATGCAATGCGTAAATCCAGATATAACATCCCAGTAATTATGCTTCATTCTATGCACCCAGATGATGATAATGCATGGAAGACGTTTGTGCAGCTTGGAGGGAATCTGTACAGGGAAGACCGCATCATCGTCCCATACATTATGCCAATTAAAGGTCCAAGCATCCCtttctttgttcttgttttcGCGACGTCGTTCCTCCTCATGATTACAGGAGTAAAAGCCACTGTGCATCTGGCGGCTTGTTTAGATCGAGCTGGGAGCAGTCCAAAGCCTGAAGAATGGGAGAGACAGTATGCCTACACTTATGACAACACTTACATGACTCTAGATATGAATGCAATGGAAATGGATCAGTTTCTGCTCGAAGCGATGAAATCAATGTTTGACATCTGTAACAGGCGTCACTGAGAAACTGCTGAGATGTGATTCTCTGAGAAGTGTTGAATGATTGACATGGAACGAATAAAATTACTAATGTACAatgtaatttttcattttatttgctCTACTAGCTGCTTACTTTACCACAATCTGCTTCATTGCCCAACTGACATAGTACACGTGTGTTCACAAACTGAATTTCTTAAGGTCTATGTcattgtaaagctgctttgttacACTTCGTGGAGTGGCTATTGCAGTGGGATAGTTATTCGTTTTGGTTTGGTCATAGCCCATTAGTTGAGCTATGAATGTGGTGTTTGGAGTTATAATTGTAGCCATGGTTTTACACTTCAATTTCCAGCTTAATATGGTTATGTTAAACATCTCTGCTTTCTTAATTTGAATGTAACTCACATTTGCATGGGCTAACAAATATCTTTAGGGAGTTTAtgaaaatttatatatatatataaatatatttatatatgaaaatgtatatttttagtaCTAAACTATAACATTGATTCaatttgcgtttttttttttttttttgcactataaataattttaatataaactgATTGATTATTTAATGGGCTCCCTTTCAAAACAGTTGTAAATTTACGTGTTACATGTTTAAGGGTAGAAATTTGTCTGGAGTTCTGTGATCAATAGAATGAAATATTTGTTGCTATAAAGAGTGAAAGGGCTAATCACAATATCACTAGCATTAAAACACAAGACTGCCTGTTGTACGTAGAACATAGCtagttaaaaaaatacatggccAAGAAATGTATGCTTTTGTAATGTATTCATGTGGAGAGAAAAAAGCATTAAAGGCAAATTAATATGgcatatttttgtaaaatagaATTTATTCAGTATGTTGAAACAAATCATCAAAACCAtgtagtgtgttgtttgtgtaaaGTGCATTTacttctcactgatgattaaaGCTATTGAAGGAACTAAAATCTGTGTGAGATTCACTGGTGACACTCAAAGCCACTCAATCTTTCTATCAGGACATTCAGAGAAGAAAACCTGTGTTGGTACCTGAAAGTAACAATACAGAAAATGTACAGAGCCAAATCACAACAACAAAGTACAATGAGTGCATTTCTCTGCCACTACTCTATACAAGAGAATTGATTAAAGAAAGCTACCTTTTTCACTTTAATAAACATGTATAAAAGTGATACTGTAAAAGCACACATCTATAGAATTGGTCTTGATCATTtaagtgtttttggtttgtcaGTGAAAACCATGGAGATGACCATGAAAATAAGTCTCAGCTGCAAAGAGCTGTAGTTAAACATatgttaattatatattttaaggatattatataatatacttAATTTTTTATGTTGTATTCACAACACATACACTTATTTTAATTCTTAGAATTTTGTTTGCATATTTTAACATTGTGTAAAACGCTTTAAACAATTATCTCCACACTATTGTGTGACATTTTTAACGAGTGTCACGTGATAGTGATAAATGCCCTCTTGGGGTCTGTCATTAATCGACCGTGACTCTAATTTCACCTTCTTATGAGCTAAAACCTGGTGATGATTACGTCATatttgtgcagaaatataaaaacaataagggTTTACAAACTTGAATCCCACTGTGGATTGGGGAGTGACGTCAAGTTCTGATTCTAACGCCTACGTTTACTGACCATTCAACAgttaactgtaaaacattcaaacaaaaactaaaatggGACATTAGCCTTGCTATTAgtaaagaaagagtgagagggtCGAGACAGTCTCTGAGGTCGTGCCCTTGTCAGAATGAACGATAAAACAAAACGAAAAAGAGGGATGTTCCGCTGCTtctcttaataataataataataataaacattatgtatgtatgtatgaataaATAGTCTGTTAGTAAGTTAATTATATCCCGTCCCGGGTCCGAGAGCGGGTTAAACCTGCCCCCGCTGGCAggatgctgctgctgtgtgcGGTTTGTTTTCCGCAGCACTTCGCCTCGGAGAGCTGTAAGATGGCCGCGGGAGAGAACAGAGGCCGGGCGCCGTGTTTGTAGTTCTCCACTCCGGGGCCTCTGGGGAACAGCCAGCCGAGCAACAGCGCGTACATTTCTGCATCAAATAGCGGGGGAGGCTCGGCTGGGATAGGCGGGGGCTCGCAGTGTCCTTCATTTTGTTATATCTATCATATAGTCACCTATTTGAAGTGTTAAATGTTATGTCCTAGTCACTTTAAGGAGGATTATAACTGACAGTGTTTTACACATGGGGTTCACTGTATTAACAGGTCGTAATATTGAATCTTGTATTATATAAGCATTGACTAACGgctcattaaataaaaaagtaataatgcACGAACTCTCCTAACTCATATAGAATAACCTGGAGTTAAGGGGGGCGCTACATAAAAAAACTACACTCCCAAAGGTCAGGTTGAAATGACCTTTACCCCTGAGTGAATGAGTCGTTAACTAAATAAGGAACATATACAAACTAAAAGCCTAGTGCATGGGAATTCGTTTGACTGGAGCCAGTATGGTGTTAGATTGTTGCTAAGTGGTTGTCATAGTTTCAAAGATGGTTGCTAAGTGTTGCTATGAGGTTATTCATTTTTGTTAGGGTGGTGCTTGATAGCTGCTAATGTGTGGCTAGGTGGTCTATATAGTATTTATAGTGGTTAACATTTAATTGTTTCTGTGGTTTATATGGTATTTCAGAGAGTCACTGCTATGGAATATTGATAAGTGGTTAATTTAGAATTGTAAGAGGCTGATTTTGTGTTaatggtgttttattttgtttatttatttatttattttgtattattattaatttggtt is a genomic window of Hoplias malabaricus isolate fHopMal1 chromosome X1, fHopMal1.hap1, whole genome shotgun sequence containing:
- the LOC136675969 gene encoding uncharacterized protein; this encodes MEEADRLCELLYLWLEKQEQCSEKLLALAEELESLRFKSTVAQTIGNATAVVGFSAAIAATVLTAGLAAPLVAAGAGTVVTLASKLTESGLSMKTMGEAEDIIKKVEEIEGDIQMKLKALKEKCGGSRQGAHSSTDSSDDESDEESEVNTQIMVALARRHELNVPVDLLRSFFTATNFHRAAFGGRGSSVGTGTFVQNGLLAFSFFALNASISVSSKEAVKHLGFFSMKAVIKQTARVAGCSLGLGLSLYDYIQNIKDLARDDHKTEASKSLRDAARKMKEHAETLKENLDAQREIIKKLSELKVLIKKLGGYSCAMDEIGEKVLNYIAATCYDPSVISWLEETCNRVQLLNLLRFVRDHLLEYLEKETKRRQRRHLHIVFVAHGSINEMFMPAAALVPTPSIIDTLLYSPWNCLINAVAACGIAEGSIRLQQRRFCMLDGGEANNRYPSNWNAMRKSRYNIPVIMLHSMHPDDDNAWKTFVQLGGNLYREDRIIVPYIMPIKGPSIPFFVLVFATSFLLMITGVKATVHLAACLDRAGSSPKPEEWERQYAYTYDNTYMTLDMNAMEMDQFLLEAMKSMFDICNRRH